From Pusillibacter faecalis, one genomic window encodes:
- a CDS encoding FKBP-type peptidyl-prolyl cis-trans isomerase produces the protein MNKRLLPAVLAVVLLLAGCSQEPVPYDYDLSAYIELGTYSAIPYLPYGDTGRDTVEPYDLVTAELEAAVEGVETPFRGTYTFEVGYSNFLEGFDDALIGLRVGEPATVRLVFPDPYEEQPEFSGRNVEIEVLVTAIDFSQYVETNKNALWEIAVDTSTVLQYPEAELREYEEDFRECYLAFAREYGMELDDYLRQFFGTNEEGLDALCRENAQDSVKRDLVMYGILRAENLEITQEDLEACKPDWLITYGYEREAPKGWEDPGVQESLRAMAALRKAQEFVYEHAEPQSA, from the coding sequence TTGAACAAGCGCTTACTGCCTGCCGTGCTGGCGGTGGTCCTGCTGCTGGCGGGATGCAGCCAGGAGCCGGTTCCCTATGACTATGATCTCTCCGCATACATTGAGCTGGGGACTTACAGCGCGATTCCATACCTTCCCTACGGAGATACCGGGCGGGACACGGTGGAGCCCTATGACCTGGTGACGGCGGAGCTGGAAGCCGCAGTGGAGGGGGTGGAGACTCCCTTCCGGGGGACTTATACTTTTGAAGTGGGGTACTCCAATTTCCTGGAGGGCTTTGACGACGCCCTGATCGGGCTGCGGGTGGGGGAGCCGGCCACGGTGCGGCTTGTCTTTCCGGACCCCTATGAGGAGCAGCCGGAGTTTTCCGGGCGGAATGTGGAAATAGAGGTCCTGGTAACGGCGATTGATTTCAGCCAGTATGTGGAGACCAACAAAAACGCCCTGTGGGAAATCGCGGTGGACACCAGCACGGTCCTTCAATATCCGGAGGCGGAGCTGCGGGAGTATGAGGAGGATTTCCGGGAGTGCTATCTGGCCTTTGCCCGGGAGTATGGAATGGAGCTGGACGACTATCTGCGGCAGTTTTTCGGAACCAATGAGGAAGGGTTGGACGCGTTGTGCCGGGAAAATGCGCAGGACTCCGTCAAGCGGGACCTGGTGATGTACGGAATTTTGCGCGCGGAAAATCTGGAGATCACCCAGGAGGATTTGGAGGCCTGCAAACCGGATTGGCTGATCACCTACGGCTATGAGAGAGAGGCGCCAAAGGGGTGGGAGGACCCGGGCGTTCAGGAGAGCTTGCGCGCCATGGCTGCCCTGCGCAAGGCGCAGGAGTTTGTCTATGAGCACGCAGAACCTCAAAGCGCATGA
- a CDS encoding OPT/YSL family transporter has protein sequence MALDQSQVKHASSFKEQFTARAIIIGVVGSIILTCSSMFVALKASSLPWPIMFVALASMFALKAMGNTNVNEINVAHTCMSAGAMVAGGLAFTIPGIFILNNDAEFSILKVMLVTVGGTVLGLIFTSLIRKHFVVEADMPYAMGQAAAEVVVVGDEGGKQTGALFGSLGIAGLWTALRDWFAAVPAMTNFGFMQKFGSMGGIWWSPMMIAVGYLIGPATIFVWFLGAVIGDFGILMGGQASGLWDAATASGIKSSLGLGWMVGVGLAITAKEIIPRAKSIFGGMFSKGQAGDAIVPMRWAPIVILILAVSFIFVLDLPVVAVIITLLGVWLTTAMSSQCVGQSGINPMEVFGIFVMAIAKVACNLEVTQAVFVAGIVAIAAGLTGDVMNDFKSGSILHTDPKAQWYGEVIGGVIGAVVASGVMLVLVKAYGGGVFGSEMFPAAQAAAVASVVGGIANVPVFFGGLIASIVIYFITPRFTMLGLGIYLPFYLSFTACLGGLVRFITEKAAPKFAQGSTGNVIASGLLAGEGCVGVVIALVQAIQILTAA, from the coding sequence ATGGCTTTGGATCAAAGTCAGGTCAAGCACGCCAGTTCTTTTAAAGAACAGTTTACCGCGCGTGCAATTATTATCGGAGTCGTTGGCTCCATCATTTTGACGTGCTCTTCCATGTTTGTGGCTCTGAAGGCGTCGTCCCTGCCCTGGCCCATCATGTTCGTGGCCCTGGCGTCCATGTTTGCCCTGAAGGCCATGGGCAACACCAATGTCAATGAGATTAACGTGGCCCATACCTGTATGTCCGCCGGTGCCATGGTGGCGGGCGGTCTGGCGTTTACCATTCCCGGCATTTTCATCTTGAACAATGATGCGGAGTTCAGCATTCTCAAGGTCATGCTGGTGACCGTTGGCGGCACGGTGCTGGGCCTGATTTTTACATCTCTCATTCGTAAGCACTTCGTGGTGGAGGCGGATATGCCCTACGCCATGGGTCAGGCCGCCGCCGAGGTCGTTGTCGTTGGCGACGAGGGCGGCAAGCAGACCGGCGCTCTGTTTGGTTCCCTGGGGATCGCCGGTCTCTGGACCGCCCTGCGGGACTGGTTTGCCGCCGTCCCCGCCATGACCAACTTTGGCTTCATGCAGAAATTTGGTTCCATGGGCGGCATCTGGTGGTCTCCCATGATGATCGCCGTAGGCTACCTGATCGGGCCGGCCACCATCTTTGTCTGGTTCCTGGGCGCGGTGATCGGTGATTTCGGCATCCTCATGGGCGGGCAGGCCTCCGGTCTGTGGGATGCGGCCACCGCCTCCGGCATCAAGAGCTCTTTGGGCCTCGGCTGGATGGTGGGCGTGGGCCTTGCCATCACCGCCAAGGAGATCATCCCCCGCGCCAAGTCCATCTTCGGCGGCATGTTCTCCAAGGGGCAGGCCGGCGACGCCATCGTTCCCATGCGCTGGGCTCCGATTGTGATTTTGATTCTGGCAGTTTCGTTTATCTTCGTTCTGGATCTGCCCGTTGTAGCCGTCATCATCACCCTGCTGGGCGTGTGGCTGACCACCGCCATGTCCTCTCAGTGCGTGGGCCAGTCCGGCATTAACCCGATGGAGGTCTTCGGCATCTTTGTCATGGCCATCGCCAAGGTGGCCTGCAATCTGGAGGTTACACAGGCTGTGTTCGTGGCCGGCATCGTGGCGATTGCGGCGGGTCTGACCGGCGACGTGATGAACGATTTCAAGTCCGGCAGCATCCTTCACACCGATCCGAAGGCCCAGTGGTACGGCGAGGTGATCGGCGGCGTCATCGGCGCCGTGGTGGCGTCCGGCGTGATGCTGGTGCTGGTCAAGGCCTATGGCGGCGGCGTGTTCGGCAGCGAGATGTTCCCGGCGGCCCAGGCGGCGGCGGTTGCCTCCGTGGTGGGCGGCATTGCCAACGTCCCCGTGTTCTTCGGCGGACTGATCGCCTCCATTGTCATCTACTTCATCACCCCCCGCTTCACCATGCTGGGCCTGGGCATCTATCTGCCCTTCTATCTGTCCTTCACCGCATGCCTGGGCGGTCTGGTGCGCTTTATCACTGAGAAGGCCGCTCCCAAGTTCGCGCAGGGCAGCACGGGCAACGTCATTGCCTCCGGCCTGCTGGCTGGCGAAGGCTGCGTCGGCGTTGTGATTGCCTTGGTCCAGGCCATTCAGATTTTGACAGCGGCATAA
- a CDS encoding GNAT family N-acetyltransferase, with protein sequence MNTPVLKTKRLILRKFTKKDIQALFLILKDEEANQFLPWYPLKSLEEAKNFYEERYAAKYAQPQAYAYAVCLKEDDFPIGYIKVDLEEPHDFGYGLRKEFWHRGIATEAGKAVVEQVKKDGLAYITATHDKNNPRSGNVMKKLGMKYCYSYEEQWQPKDFPVIFRMYQLNFDGNTDFVCQKYWNESEKHFIEA encoded by the coding sequence ATGAATACACCTGTATTAAAAACGAAACGCCTAATTTTAAGAAAGTTTACAAAAAAAGATATCCAGGCTCTGTTTCTGATTCTCAAGGATGAAGAGGCGAATCAGTTTCTGCCGTGGTATCCATTAAAAAGTCTGGAAGAAGCAAAGAACTTTTACGAGGAAAGATATGCTGCCAAATATGCACAGCCGCAGGCTTATGCTTACGCTGTCTGCCTGAAAGAGGATGATTTCCCAATCGGTTATATCAAGGTTGATCTGGAAGAGCCTCACGATTTTGGCTATGGACTTCGTAAAGAGTTTTGGCACCGGGGAATTGCGACCGAAGCTGGAAAAGCCGTGGTGGAGCAAGTAAAGAAAGACGGTTTAGCATATATCACGGCAACCCACGACAAAAACAATCCGAGAAGCGGCAATGTGATGAAAAAGCTAGGCATGAAATACTGCTATTCCTATGAAGAGCAATGGCAGCCGAAAGACTTTCCTGTTATATTTAGAATGTATCAGCTCAATTTTGATGGCAACACAGATTTCGTATGTCAAAAATATTGGAACGAGTCGGAAAAACATTTTATTGAGGCATGA
- the miaB gene encoding tRNA (N6-isopentenyl adenosine(37)-C2)-methylthiotransferase MiaB produces MERERVLVPEAELERQREFEERIRAMFAARQAHPLACVDTFGCQQNVADGQKLMGMLESCGFTLTADPKEADVVILNTCAVREHAEDRVFGNLGALTHTKKENPEQIIALCGCMAQEQRVSERIKKSYPHVNLVFGPHALWKFPELLWQVYESRRRVFSVQDEHGTIAEGLPVVREKGVKAWVSIMYGCNNFCSYCIVPYVRGRERSRDPQAVLSEVRELVEAGYRDITLLGQNVNSYGNDLGSGYDFADLLSEIDRIPGDYWIRFMSSHPKDATRKLFDTMARCSHVAKQLHLPFQSGSDRVLREMNRRYTREQYLELIAYARSLMPELVVTSDVIIGFPGETEAEAMETVSLVEEVGFDALFTFLYSPRPGTKAAELPDPFPRAEKQKWFDKLLEVQNAKSAALHAAYVGKTVQVLVDGESGDGEFPLSSRTEGNRLVRLKGGKELIGKFIHVRITGSNTWALYGEAVQR; encoded by the coding sequence TTGGAACGAGAACGCGTACTGGTCCCGGAGGCGGAGCTTGAGCGCCAGCGGGAATTTGAAGAGAGGATTCGGGCGATGTTCGCCGCCCGGCAGGCCCATCCCCTGGCCTGCGTGGACACCTTCGGCTGTCAGCAGAACGTGGCGGACGGCCAAAAGCTCATGGGGATGCTGGAATCGTGCGGCTTCACCCTCACCGCCGACCCCAAGGAGGCGGACGTGGTGATTCTTAATACCTGCGCCGTCCGGGAGCACGCGGAGGACCGGGTGTTCGGCAACCTGGGGGCGTTGACCCACACGAAGAAGGAGAACCCGGAGCAGATCATCGCCCTGTGCGGCTGCATGGCCCAGGAGCAGCGGGTGTCGGAGCGGATCAAAAAATCCTATCCCCATGTGAACCTGGTATTCGGGCCCCACGCCCTGTGGAAATTCCCGGAGCTTCTCTGGCAGGTCTATGAGAGCCGCCGTCGGGTGTTCTCTGTCCAGGACGAGCACGGCACCATTGCCGAGGGCCTCCCCGTGGTGCGGGAGAAGGGGGTCAAGGCCTGGGTCTCCATCATGTATGGGTGCAACAACTTCTGCTCCTACTGCATTGTGCCCTATGTCCGGGGCCGGGAGCGGAGCCGGGACCCCCAGGCGGTGCTCTCAGAGGTCCGGGAGCTGGTGGAAGCCGGGTACAGGGACATCACCCTGCTGGGCCAGAACGTGAACTCCTACGGAAACGACCTGGGCAGCGGGTACGACTTTGCGGACCTGCTCTCCGAGATCGACCGGATTCCCGGGGACTACTGGATTCGCTTCATGTCCAGCCACCCCAAGGACGCAACCAGGAAACTCTTTGACACCATGGCCCGCTGCTCCCATGTCGCCAAGCAGCTCCACCTCCCCTTCCAGTCCGGCAGCGATCGGGTGCTGCGGGAGATGAACCGCCGCTACACCCGGGAGCAGTACCTGGAGTTGATTGCTTACGCCCGCTCCCTCATGCCGGAGCTGGTGGTGACTTCCGATGTGATCATCGGCTTTCCCGGCGAGACGGAGGCGGAGGCCATGGAAACGGTCTCCCTGGTGGAGGAGGTGGGCTTTGACGCCCTCTTCACCTTCCTCTACTCCCCCCGCCCCGGCACGAAGGCGGCGGAGCTGCCGGACCCCTTCCCCCGGGCGGAGAAGCAGAAGTGGTTTGACAAGCTCCTGGAGGTGCAGAACGCCAAATCCGCCGCTCTCCACGCCGCGTACGTGGGTAAAACCGTGCAGGTGCTGGTGGACGGCGAGAGCGGCGACGGGGAGTTCCCCCTCTCCTCCCGCACGGAGGGCAACCGTCTGGTGCGGCTGAAGGGCGGGAAGGAGCTGATCGGGAAGTTCATCCACGTGAGGATTACCGGCAGCAACACCTGGGCGCTGTACGGCGAGGCGGTTCAGCGGTAG
- the lspA gene encoding signal peptidase II yields MFYAVCSLLALGLLALDQWSKAWITANLPLGETMDFLPGVLGLRAVHNYGAAWSSFSGQRWLLVAVTGCIVLAVAVALARRLIRHPLGVAAGMLIIAGGLGNLIDRVRLGYVVDMLYFPFWPSYPTFNAADVCVVSGAVLGAVYYLWFYEKHDKRGGTDGTADPADNA; encoded by the coding sequence ATGTTCTATGCTGTCTGTTCCCTGCTGGCCCTGGGTCTGCTGGCCCTGGACCAGTGGTCCAAAGCCTGGATTACCGCCAATCTCCCTCTGGGGGAGACGATGGACTTCCTGCCGGGCGTTTTAGGGCTGCGCGCCGTCCACAACTACGGCGCGGCCTGGTCCAGCTTCTCCGGCCAGCGGTGGCTGTTGGTGGCGGTGACGGGCTGCATCGTGCTGGCGGTGGCCGTTGCCCTGGCGCGGCGGCTGATCCGGCATCCGCTGGGTGTGGCCGCGGGGATGCTGATCATCGCCGGCGGCCTTGGCAACCTCATCGACCGGGTGCGGCTGGGGTATGTGGTGGACATGCTCTACTTCCCCTTCTGGCCCTCCTATCCCACCTTCAACGCGGCGGATGTGTGCGTGGTGTCCGGCGCCGTGCTGGGGGCGGTCTATTATCTATGGTTCTATGAAAAACACGACAAGCGAGGCGGAACGGATGGAACGGCTGACCCTGCGGACAACGCCTGA
- a CDS encoding HPr family phosphocarrier protein: MNRTIEIKTPEQVEKINRLACEAPYEVWLSTDTLMLDARSLLGLMALVGQRVHVVAEDDVDPKRFSRLVEKMA, from the coding sequence ATGAACAGAACGATTGAGATCAAAACGCCGGAACAGGTGGAAAAGATCAACCGGCTGGCGTGCGAGGCCCCCTACGAGGTGTGGCTGAGCACGGATACGCTCATGCTGGACGCCCGCTCCCTGCTGGGGCTGATGGCGCTGGTGGGACAGCGGGTCCATGTGGTGGCTGAGGATGACGTGGACCCCAAGCGGTTTAGCCGTCTGGTGGAGAAAATGGCGTAA
- a CDS encoding HAD family acid phosphatase translates to MMKKRISSLAVMLVMLFALAIPAAAAPEGANTDVKIVVDGKDLTSQFNEDTLWMEDGITMAGVRALGEAVGADVRYDSATGSVVVEGLKQATGVYSPVADYEYLVGAAAWQMSAEAHALMMQAFNIAKENVDEMAAAADAAKDQTGYYWQTANGGKQLMYQGKRVAVVSDIDDTLVDGVHYTANILGRNGEWTNKSFADFVMSDGCTALPGAVEFINHCVENGIEVYYVTNRYDQGYKTSQPQYAGQTGYKAKDGSIIGSSVYEVVGKTFYDISMESMERLGFPTDDKTSPNYSASVHLLVNDNKINGSSKEGIRQIIATGGTWATGERVAESKAYPEKLQLSSHHIAMVVGDDLNDISQIFSAEDVDAVSRVELAIENMDKWGAEWIVLPNAVYGSSVNYATAYGITDLFRYFDYTNKTTAAWDIYQ, encoded by the coding sequence ATGATGAAAAAACGGATCAGTTCCCTGGCTGTTATGCTGGTGATGCTCTTTGCCCTGGCGATTCCGGCAGCAGCGGCTCCGGAGGGAGCAAACACCGATGTGAAAATTGTGGTGGACGGCAAAGACCTGACCAGCCAGTTCAACGAGGACACGCTGTGGATGGAGGATGGCATTACCATGGCGGGCGTTCGGGCTCTGGGAGAGGCCGTTGGCGCTGACGTGAGGTACGACAGCGCGACGGGGAGCGTTGTTGTGGAGGGCCTGAAGCAGGCCACGGGAGTCTACTCCCCTGTGGCGGACTATGAGTATCTGGTGGGCGCCGCGGCATGGCAGATGTCCGCTGAGGCTCATGCGCTGATGATGCAGGCATTCAACATTGCCAAGGAGAACGTGGATGAGATGGCCGCCGCCGCTGACGCCGCCAAGGATCAGACGGGTTATTACTGGCAGACGGCCAACGGCGGGAAGCAGCTGATGTACCAGGGCAAGCGGGTTGCCGTGGTGAGCGATATTGACGACACGCTGGTGGACGGCGTGCATTATACCGCCAATATTCTGGGCCGCAACGGGGAGTGGACCAACAAATCCTTTGCGGACTTTGTCATGAGCGACGGCTGCACGGCGCTGCCCGGCGCGGTGGAGTTCATCAACCACTGTGTGGAAAACGGGATTGAGGTCTACTATGTGACCAACCGCTACGACCAGGGCTACAAGACCAGCCAGCCCCAGTACGCCGGGCAGACCGGTTACAAGGCAAAGGATGGAAGCATCATCGGCTCCTCCGTGTACGAGGTGGTGGGCAAGACCTTCTATGATATCTCCATGGAGTCCATGGAGCGTCTGGGCTTCCCCACGGATGACAAGACCAGTCCCAACTACAGCGCCAGCGTGCATCTGCTGGTGAACGACAATAAGATCAACGGCTCCAGCAAGGAGGGCATCCGTCAGATCATCGCCACCGGCGGCACCTGGGCCACCGGCGAACGTGTGGCCGAGTCCAAGGCGTATCCGGAAAAGCTGCAGCTGAGCTCCCATCATATCGCCATGGTGGTGGGCGACGACCTGAACGACATCAGCCAGATTTTCAGCGCCGAGGATGTGGACGCGGTGTCCAGAGTGGAGCTGGCAATTGAAAACATGGATAAGTGGGGCGCGGAGTGGATTGTGCTGCCCAACGCTGTCTACGGGAGTTCTGTCAACTACGCCACGGCCTACGGGATCACGGATTTGTTCCGGTATTTTGACTATACAAACAAGACCACGGCCGCGTGGGATATCTATCAATAA
- the ileS gene encoding isoleucine--tRNA ligase produces MDYNKTINLPKTDFPMRAGLPKREPEMLARWKKIDVYGELLKKNEGKPRFSLHDGPPFSNGALHMGHALNKSIKDFITRSYAMRGYYTPYIPGWDNHGMPIESAIIKEQKLNRKAMSVPEFRSACHAYAQHYVDVQSEGFQRMGVVGDWAHPYLTMNPGFEAEEVKVFGAMYNKGYIYKGFKPVYWCPHDETALAEAEIEYQDDPCTTVYVKFPMHDDCGKLGGYDKLFFVIWTTTIWTLPGNLAIALHPDESYALVKAPNGEVYIMAEALTEKVMGVGGFASYEILETHPGSFFENMLADHPFLPKTSRLVVADYVTMDSGTGCVHTAPGFGADDYETCRRYGIDMVVPVDDQGRHTDYAGKYAGMKTEDSNPVILNDMKESGALFAQEDIVHSYPHCWRCKHPIIFRATPQWFCSVDSFKEEAVAACDDVRWVPGWGIDRIKAMVRERSDWCISRQRRWGLPIPVVYCKDCGKPVCTDETIAAISALFEKEGSNAWFAREAEEILPAGFTCPHCGGKSGFTKEEDTLDGWFDSGSTHFAAMKRDQGFWPANVYMEGLDQYRGWFQSSLLTAVGALGQGAPFKECITHGWTVDGEGKAMHKSLGNGMDPYEIFDKYGADLLRLWAASADYHADMRCSDGIFKQLSQNYLKFRNTARYCLGNLNGFDPDRLVAPEEMLELDRWAVTRLNGLIAKCFQAYDDYEFNAVTHAINDFCVVEMSNFYLDIIKDRLYCDETDGEKRRSAQTALFLILDTMTKIMAPILCFTCDEIWQVMPHRSGDDGRNVVFNEMNQPFAGYALDEAAMARWDRLIAVRDAVNGALEAARAEKKIGKALEAKVKLTVPAEDAFLAEMDAETLADLLIVSQAEASVGGGLSVSVEGAEGAKCERCWKQSPAVGSDPAHPTLCPRCAGVIAKSAVLGTP; encoded by the coding sequence ATGGATTACAACAAGACCATCAATCTGCCAAAGACCGACTTCCCCATGCGGGCGGGCCTGCCCAAGCGGGAGCCGGAGATGCTGGCGCGCTGGAAGAAGATCGACGTCTACGGGGAGCTTTTGAAGAAGAACGAGGGCAAGCCCCGCTTCTCCCTCCACGACGGCCCTCCGTTCTCTAACGGCGCGCTGCACATGGGCCACGCCCTCAATAAGTCCATCAAGGACTTCATCACCCGCTCCTACGCCATGCGGGGCTACTACACCCCCTATATCCCCGGCTGGGACAACCACGGCATGCCCATCGAGTCCGCCATCATCAAGGAGCAGAAGCTCAACCGCAAGGCCATGAGCGTGCCGGAGTTCCGCTCCGCCTGCCACGCCTATGCCCAGCACTATGTGGATGTACAGAGCGAGGGCTTCCAGCGGATGGGCGTTGTCGGAGACTGGGCCCACCCCTACCTCACCATGAACCCCGGCTTTGAAGCCGAGGAGGTGAAGGTTTTCGGCGCCATGTACAACAAGGGCTATATCTACAAGGGCTTCAAGCCCGTGTACTGGTGCCCCCACGACGAGACCGCCCTGGCGGAGGCGGAGATCGAGTATCAGGACGACCCCTGCACCACGGTCTATGTGAAGTTCCCCATGCACGACGACTGCGGCAAGCTGGGGGGCTATGACAAGCTCTTTTTCGTGATCTGGACCACCACCATCTGGACCCTCCCCGGGAACCTGGCCATTGCCCTCCACCCCGACGAGAGCTATGCCCTGGTGAAGGCCCCGAACGGTGAGGTCTATATCATGGCCGAGGCCCTGACGGAGAAGGTCATGGGAGTTGGCGGCTTTGCCAGCTACGAGATCTTGGAGACCCACCCTGGCTCCTTCTTTGAGAACATGCTGGCGGATCACCCCTTCCTGCCTAAGACCTCCCGTCTGGTGGTGGCGGACTATGTCACCATGGACTCCGGCACCGGCTGCGTCCACACTGCTCCGGGCTTTGGCGCGGACGACTATGAGACCTGCCGCCGCTACGGCATCGACATGGTGGTGCCCGTGGACGATCAGGGCCGCCACACGGACTACGCCGGCAAATATGCTGGCATGAAGACGGAGGACTCCAACCCCGTCATTCTGAACGATATGAAGGAGAGCGGGGCGCTCTTCGCCCAGGAGGACATCGTCCACAGCTATCCCCACTGCTGGCGCTGCAAGCACCCCATCATCTTCCGGGCAACGCCCCAGTGGTTCTGCTCCGTGGACTCCTTCAAGGAGGAGGCTGTCGCCGCCTGCGACGACGTGCGCTGGGTCCCCGGCTGGGGCATCGACCGGATCAAGGCCATGGTCCGGGAGCGCAGCGACTGGTGCATCTCCCGCCAGCGCCGCTGGGGCCTGCCCATCCCCGTGGTCTACTGCAAGGACTGCGGCAAGCCCGTGTGCACCGACGAGACCATTGCCGCCATCTCCGCTCTCTTTGAGAAGGAGGGTTCCAACGCCTGGTTTGCCAGGGAGGCCGAGGAGATCCTGCCCGCCGGCTTCACCTGCCCCCACTGCGGCGGCAAGAGCGGCTTCACCAAGGAGGAGGACACCCTGGACGGCTGGTTTGACTCCGGCTCCACCCACTTCGCCGCCATGAAGCGGGATCAGGGCTTCTGGCCCGCCAACGTGTATATGGAGGGTCTGGATCAGTACCGCGGCTGGTTCCAGTCCTCCCTGCTCACCGCCGTGGGCGCCCTGGGCCAGGGCGCGCCCTTCAAGGAGTGCATCACCCACGGCTGGACCGTGGACGGCGAGGGCAAGGCCATGCACAAGTCTCTGGGCAACGGCATGGACCCCTATGAGATTTTCGACAAGTACGGCGCGGACCTGCTGCGGCTGTGGGCGGCCAGCGCGGACTACCACGCGGACATGCGCTGCTCCGACGGCATCTTCAAGCAGCTGAGCCAGAATTATCTGAAATTCCGCAACACCGCCCGCTACTGCCTGGGCAACCTCAACGGCTTTGACCCGGACCGCCTGGTGGCGCCGGAGGAGATGCTGGAGCTGGACCGCTGGGCCGTCACCCGGCTGAACGGCCTGATCGCCAAGTGCTTCCAGGCCTACGACGACTACGAGTTCAACGCCGTCACCCACGCCATCAACGACTTCTGCGTGGTGGAGATGAGCAACTTCTACCTGGATATCATCAAGGACCGGCTCTACTGCGACGAGACCGACGGAGAGAAGCGCCGCAGCGCCCAGACCGCGCTGTTCCTGATTCTCGACACCATGACGAAAATCATGGCCCCCATCCTCTGCTTTACCTGCGACGAGATCTGGCAGGTGATGCCCCACCGCTCCGGCGACGACGGGCGGAACGTAGTGTTCAACGAGATGAACCAGCCCTTTGCCGGCTATGCCCTGGACGAGGCCGCCATGGCCCGCTGGGACCGGCTGATCGCCGTCCGGGACGCCGTCAACGGCGCGCTGGAGGCCGCCCGTGCCGAGAAGAAGATTGGCAAGGCCCTGGAGGCCAAGGTGAAGCTGACCGTCCCGGCGGAGGATGCCTTCCTTGCCGAGATGGACGCCGAAACCCTGGCGGATCTGCTGATTGTCTCCCAGGCAGAGGCGAGCGTAGGCGGCGGGCTATCTGTCAGCGTGGAGGGCGCCGAGGGCGCCAAGTGCGAACGGTGCTGGAAGCAGTCCCCCGCCGTGGGCTCCGACCCGGCCCACCCCACCCTCTGCCCCCGGTGCGCAGGCGTCATCGCAAAGTCCGCTGTGCTCGGAACTCCCTGA
- a CDS encoding RluA family pseudouridine synthase, giving the protein MERLTLRTTPEEGGLRADVWLAARVEALSRSAAARLLEEGRVTRNGKPLAKRDRLTPGETVEVLLPDPTPAEVGPEDIPLDVVYEDEDVIVVNKPKGLVVHPAPGHPDGTLVNALLHHCGDSLSGIGGELRPGIVHRIDQDTSGLIIAAKNDLAHQRLAAQLQDHTLARVYQCIVVGGLREDAGTVDAPIGRHPTDRKKMAVVAGGRSAVTHWRVLERFPGFTYVECRLETGRTHQIRVHMAYIGHPILGDTVYGNKRAVPGLQGQCLHAVGLRFRHPRTGGLVELTCPLPEEFEARLRKLRAT; this is encoded by the coding sequence ATGGAACGGCTGACCCTGCGGACAACGCCTGAGGAGGGCGGCCTCCGGGCGGACGTGTGGCTGGCGGCCCGGGTGGAGGCGCTCAGCCGCTCCGCTGCCGCGCGCCTTTTGGAGGAGGGGCGCGTCACCAGGAATGGAAAGCCCCTTGCCAAGCGGGACCGCCTGACCCCCGGCGAGACGGTGGAGGTGCTGCTGCCGGACCCAACGCCAGCGGAGGTGGGGCCGGAGGACATCCCTCTGGACGTGGTGTACGAGGATGAGGACGTGATCGTGGTGAACAAGCCCAAGGGGCTGGTGGTCCACCCGGCCCCCGGCCATCCGGACGGCACGCTGGTCAACGCCCTGCTCCACCACTGCGGGGACAGTCTCTCCGGCATCGGCGGGGAGCTGCGCCCGGGCATCGTCCACCGGATTGACCAGGACACCTCCGGACTCATCATCGCGGCGAAGAACGACCTGGCCCACCAGCGCCTTGCCGCCCAGCTCCAGGACCACACCCTGGCCCGGGTCTACCAGTGCATTGTCGTCGGCGGGCTGCGGGAGGACGCGGGCACCGTGGACGCCCCCATCGGCCGCCACCCCACGGACCGCAAGAAAATGGCCGTCGTCGCTGGCGGCCGCAGTGCCGTGACCCACTGGCGGGTGCTGGAGCGATTCCCGGGCTTTACCTATGTGGAGTGCCGCCTGGAGACCGGCCGCACCCACCAGATCCGCGTCCATATGGCCTACATCGGCCACCCCATCCTGGGGGACACGGTGTACGGGAATAAAAGGGCGGTTCCCGGTCTCCAGGGCCAGTGCCTCCATGCGGTGGGGCTGCGGTTCCGCCACCCCCGCACCGGCGGGCTGGTGGAGCTCACCTGCCCCCTGCCGGAGGAATTTGAGGCTCGGCTCCGGAAGCTCCGGGCGACCTGA
- a CDS encoding PF20097 family protein, with amino-acid sequence MGEMKCPLCGGRMLRGHLSAGAYSRIIWTKSDLRWTSMLDAGDLVVEPRRLSSGVLGNTADRCLQCGVILVRRA; translated from the coding sequence ATGGGGGAGATGAAATGCCCCCTCTGCGGCGGCAGAATGCTGCGGGGGCACTTAAGCGCAGGCGCTTACAGCCGGATCATCTGGACAAAAAGTGACCTGCGGTGGACCTCCATGCTGGATGCCGGTGATCTGGTGGTGGAACCCCGCCGTCTATCTTCCGGCGTGCTGGGGAACACGGCCGACCGGTGCCTTCAGTGCGGCGTGATCCTGGTGCGCAGAGCCTGA